The Bradyrhizobium barranii subsp. barranii genome segment CCGGGCGCGGCTATCGCGTGCTCGTGGTCGAGGACAATGACGACGTCGGCCAGTTCTCGACCGAGCTGCTGGAAGATCTCGGCTATGTCGTCCGCCGGGTCGCCAACGCCAATGCGGCGCTCGGCATTCTCGGCGAGAACGAATTCGCCGTCGACCTCGTCTTCTCCGACGTCATCATGCCCGGCATGAACGGCGTCGAGCTCGCCGGCGTCATCCGCGAGCGCTATCCGGGCCTGCCCGTCGTGCTCACCAGCGGCTACAGCAACGTCCTCGCCGAGAACGCGCATCGCGGGTTCGAGTTGATCCAGAAGCCGTACTCCGTGGAATCGCTGTCGCGTATCCTGCGCAAGGCGATCACCGAAAAGTTGGCGGCGGCAAGGTGAGAGATAACCGATGAAACCCGCCCTCCTCTCGGCCTGGCAGACCTGGGCGCTGCTCTCGGCCTGCTTTGCGGCACTCACCGCGATCTTCGCCAAGGTCGGCGTCGAGAACATCAATCCGGATCTGGCGACGTTCATCCGCACCATCGTGGTACTGCTCGCCTTCTCGGTGCTGCTGTTCTTCACCGGCCAGTTCGCGGTGCCGTCGGCGGTCTCGTCGAAGACCTGGCTGTTCCTGGTGTTGTCCGGGCTTGCGACCGGCGCGTCCTGGCTGTGCTATTTCCGTGCGCTGAAGCTTGGCCCGGCGACGCTGGTGGCGCCGATCGACAAGCTCAGCGTCGTGCTGGTGGCTCTTTTCGCCTTCAC includes the following:
- a CDS encoding EamA family transporter, which encodes MKPALLSAWQTWALLSACFAALTAIFAKVGVENINPDLATFIRTIVVLLAFSVLLFFTGQFAVPSAVSSKTWLFLVLSGLATGASWLCYFRALKLGPATLVAPIDKLSVVLVALFAFTFLGERPTPQGWLGIAMIGAGAVLLAVKF